The window ACATTGGAAGATCAAATATTTGAAGAGCTCCTATAGTTGAAGTAATAAGATAGTAAAGAATAGTTGGCGTTATTAATGGCAAGGTTATTTTTCTGAACATAGTAAAACTCTTTGCACCATCTATTTTTGCAGATTCATAAAGTTCTTTTGGTATATCTTTTAATGCTGCTGAGAATATAAGCATTGCGCTTCCAACACCCCATTGTGCCGCAATTATTATTGTAGGTTTTACCCATTTTTCACTACTTAGCCACAACGGGCCGTTAATTCCAAAAAGTTCTAAAATGCTGTTTACGAGTCCAAGGTATGGATGGAAAAACCATGTTACAACTGCAGAAAACGCAAATGCTGGGACAATTGATGGCATATAAATTGCTGCTCTATAAAATGAAACTTCTTTCAATGGTTTGTTCATAAGAAATGCTGTTGAAAGTGCCACAACAAGACCAAGTGGAACAAGTCCTATTGCAAAAACAAGTGTGTTTTTAAGGCTTTTCCAAAATAAAGGATCGTTGAATATTCTTTTGTAATTTTCTGTTCCAACCCATTTTACATCCGTTGTAATACTAAATTCGGTAAAAGAATAGTAAAAAGAAGCTATAAATGGAATTAATGTAAAGACTATAAAACCAATTAACCAAGGGGAAATAAATATAAGGCCTTTGCCAATTTCTCTTAGCTCTTTCTTTTTCAATCTAAATCCCTCCTGTGAATGCCCCACGTGCTAGAGCACATGGGGCGATAAATAGATTAGAATGATTCAAGTCCATATACTTCAATTTCATAGATTCTTGCAGCTTTATCTCCGACTTGTGTAGGAGTTTCAATAAATAACCTAAAGAATCTTGCTTTTACAGGTGCAAATGAATGTGTGCTTACTCCTTTTGTATTATTTCTTACTATTGCAACATCTTTCCAGTTTATTCCATCGTTACTTACTTGGAGTCTAAAATCTTTAGTATTCCAGTCAGCAGATTCATGTCCTGCTTCAGCGTGTTTTATGGTGACACTGCTAATTATTACTTCTTTTTCAAAGTCAATTACTATCCAATGTGGAAGATCTCCAACTGCACACCATTTACTATTGTTTTCAACTGTTCCATCGACAGCCATAGAAGGTTTTTCTGCTGGTACATTAGAGCTTGCGTAAGTCTTTTTATTTAAAGCAAGATTTTTAATTTCTTTTGCTTTTTTTGTAACCACAATTAGTGGATTGAATATTTTTACATCTTCCCCCTCGCTGTTTATTGCGACCAATATGGCAGGATATATTCCTTCTTCTTTATAAGTTACTGTAGGATTCCATTCTCTAGACACGTTTGGAGTTGCTCCAGGAAGAATCCATAGGACCTTTTCTGTAACTTCAGAAGAGAGATTTTTGAATGTAACAGTACTTTCTGGGAATATAATAGTGTTGCTTACTTCAAAGTTCGCCTTTGGCTTTGGATATGGAGGCCATTGAAATGTAACTTTTTTAGGAGTACTTTTTGTAAATCCTTCTGAAACTCCAACAACTTCCAGTGTGGTAAATTTTTCTTTCCCATCTCTTTTGATCTGAGTGATATATGTGTAAGGATTGTAGGATACCCATACAAGTCTTCTTTCACCATTTTGAAGAATTCTGTATATTTCATAGTATTTAGCTTTTGAATTTTCACAGTGAAGATTAATTTGAGCATAGAGACCTTCTTTGAATTCTATATTGTCAATTTTTACATCTCCTACGTGTGTATCATAATTTTTGACAGGTATAAGTCCTATCATACCTAAGTTAAAGCTGTAACTTGTATCTTCTATTGCCACTATTTTGAGAGAAATTGATGTAATGGTTTTGTTGTTTTCTAAGTTGTAGATTGTATTAACCCAATCATTAAAGAATTTTAAAGGAAATTCTTTTGAAGTGTTGTCGCTGTAATTTAAAACTAAGGATACCTTTATATTTCCAGTGCCCTTTATTACACTTTCTAAAGTTGTGTTATCGTTGATTTTTAAATCTGTGATATATAAAGTTACATTTGTCTCTTGGTCTTTTTTGAGTTTTCCTTCAAATTTTAGTGATGAACCACCATAGTATGCATCTGAATAGTCAACTGATATATTTACATCATTTCCATCTATTTTCCATCTATATGTTGGGAATACATCCATCATGCTTCTATTATTCCATTCAGAATCTTTTGCGACTTTTCCGTCTATAAAGAACTTGTATCCATGTCCTGCATTAAAGAATGTTATAAACGGAAGGGATGTAACAGGGGATTTTTCTACAACGAATTTTGCAGGAGATTGCCACTTGTATTGTTCATAATCCTTATTCCATTCGATTTTGAAAAAATCTTCTTTTGAGTGGTAGTTTAGCACAGGATGGTCTGCTATCCAAAGGGTTTCTTCTTTATCCCAGAATTCTTTAATTTCTTTTGAGGAATAATAAGCCCAACTGGGGCAATAAAAACCTAATGATACTTTTAATTTTCCATTTTCATCTATAATTTTTGGCCAGTTTGAGTACGTATAGTATCCATTTGCTTGAAGATCAAATCCTACAAATACTCTGTCTTTAGATATATTGTATTTTTTCATAGTATTTATTGTGTTTTCAATAGTCTCTGGTCTTTTAAGTGATTGCCATCTAAAGTCTATAAATATTGCGTCGGAAATATACTTATCATTGTTTTTTAGAAAGACAACGTTTTTCTCGTTTAATTCACCTTGCCACTCTATAGCACCAGTATTTGACATTGAATCGTACCAGACTAATTTCATCCATGGAGCCTTTTCTTTTATGTAATTTAGAAAATCTATCATATCTTTTACATGCGAATCTTTACAGCCGTTTGTTTCTTGGTTTATAAACCAGCCATCAAAACCATAGTATTTTGTTATTTCAATTAATTTGTCTGCTATGACAAATTTTCCATTTTCCTTTCTTAGTAATTGATCTACCCAATTTCTTCTTCCTCCATATACATTAGGAGGGAAAAAGATTGTTCCAAGCACGTATACACCATTTTTATGGGCGGCATCTATTACATCTGCACTTGGTGGTACAATAATTCCTTCACCGGCTGAACCAGCCCAAGCAACTAAATAATCTACATATTGCCAGAAAGTGAAAGGGTATGCTTTAAAAGAATTGTTACTTCCTTGAGAAGGCATTCCACTGGTTGATGGATTCATTATTGATAAAGTCATTATTTTTAT of the Thermosipho africanus Ob7 genome contains:
- a CDS encoding carbohydrate ABC transporter permease, which produces MKKKELREIGKGLIFISPWLIGFIVFTLIPFIASFYYSFTEFSITTDVKWVGTENYKRIFNDPLFWKSLKNTLVFAIGLVPLGLVVALSTAFLMNKPLKEVSFYRAAIYMPSIVPAFAFSAVVTWFFHPYLGLVNSILELFGINGPLWLSSEKWVKPTIIIAAQWGVGSAMLIFSAALKDIPKELYESAKIDGAKSFTMFRKITLPLITPTILYYLITSTIGALQIFDLPMLLTNGGPANASMSLSMYIYKHAFTYTNMGYASALSWILFFLTFVLTIIYFITSKKWVYYFGN
- a CDS encoding endo-beta-N-acetylglucosaminidase, which encodes MKKIIIILFSILSIAIFAQIPESSYWYPNDILDWSPQTDSQAIYNVSHVPLARRVIGSPITDSASKDIKIMTLSIMNPSTSGMPSQGSNNSFKAYPFTFWQYVDYLVAWAGSAGEGIIVPPSADVIDAAHKNGVYVLGTIFFPPNVYGGRRNWVDQLLRKENGKFVIADKLIEITKYYGFDGWFINQETNGCKDSHVKDMIDFLNYIKEKAPWMKLVWYDSMSNTGAIEWQGELNEKNVVFLKNNDKYISDAIFIDFRWQSLKRPETIENTINTMKKYNISKDRVFVGFDLQANGYYTYSNWPKIIDENGKLKVSLGFYCPSWAYYSSKEIKEFWDKEETLWIADHPVLNYHSKEDFFKIEWNKDYEQYKWQSPAKFVVEKSPVTSLPFITFFNAGHGYKFFIDGKVAKDSEWNNRSMMDVFPTYRWKIDGNDVNISVDYSDAYYGGSSLKFEGKLKKDQETNVTLYITDLKINDNTTLESVIKGTGNIKVSLVLNYSDNTSKEFPLKFFNDWVNTIYNLENNKTITSISLKIVAIEDTSYSFNLGMIGLIPVKNYDTHVGDVKIDNIEFKEGLYAQINLHCENSKAKYYEIYRILQNGERRLVWVSYNPYTYITQIKRDGKEKFTTLEVVGVSEGFTKSTPKKVTFQWPPYPKPKANFEVSNTIIFPESTVTFKNLSSEVTEKVLWILPGATPNVSREWNPTVTYKEEGIYPAILVAINSEGEDVKIFNPLIVVTKKAKEIKNLALNKKTYASSNVPAEKPSMAVDGTVENNSKWCAVGDLPHWIVIDFEKEVIISSVTIKHAEAGHESADWNTKDFRLQVSNDGINWKDVAIVRNNTKGVSTHSFAPVKARFFRLFIETPTQVGDKAARIYEIEVYGLESF